One window of Magallana gigas chromosome 2, xbMagGiga1.1, whole genome shotgun sequence genomic DNA carries:
- the LOC105348236 gene encoding tubulin polyglutamylase TTLL11 isoform X1, whose product MSSPRRERTRFMKRHVSKHAVTIDTSKAKSNADVVRLCVKELGLVEFPLGRKELSCDIYWNEFHYNDNHATMGGRVNKFPGMEEVCSKMTLSRCLDIMRDLYHEDYDFYPRTWYLPAQYEDFCKEAEVKNAKKRKFKQTYIVKPYGGSSGEGIFLLKEPKNYISSYPSKRGTCHVAQEYVSNVYLIDDFKFDFRIYVVLKSLEPLEFHICKEGLARFSTVPYKRPTKKNIHESFMHLTNYSLNKRSKDFCHSEEEDEGSKRTLSSVMRRIDMDGKDSREVWENIELVVCKTIMAIVPEVKVAVHKTITPGKTGPSFFQILGFDILLTDDLKPILLEVNSSPSLFMDSEEEVSPGVTKYVRSPKDEEVKFPLVRDTILLVLSPHKRKHCEKKRRKRLMHLKKLMSCNESVLSRTSSDVTTCVQMYEDGGEENVEEEEDEEVNQQMSELHVHMDLDCATNEMEEEKFETVPPDSDHKLQIQEGDLHNPDGDHEEALLEESCLKQLYPDPYQEECDQFHILGRVAKLYMNSLGVRKSAGMSSSSFRTFIRKCEFGKKGLTSASVDIMYLDLQRRWDNMNPDLSGLTLSFQAFLDACFEISKICFPAATKLEMLENFVGHCESHLCLRENED is encoded by the exons ATGAGCAGTCCAAGACGAGAGCGGACGAGGTTTATGAAGAGACATGTATCCAAACACGCCGTGACAATTGACACGTCAAAAGCCAAGTCTAACGCCGATGTTGTCAGGCTGTGTGTGAAAGAGCTGGGGCTGGTCGAG TTTCCCTTGGGAAGGAAAGAGTTGAGTTGTGACATATACTGGAATGAGTTTCACTACAATGATAACCATGCTACGATGGGGGGAAGAGTCAACAAATTCCCAG GTATGGAGGAGGTTTGCTCTAAGATGACATTGTCAAGATGTCTGGACATCATGAGAGACCTGTACCACGAAGATTATGACTTCTACCCTCGCACCTGGTACCTACCTGCCCAGTATGAAGATTTCTGTAAAGAGGCTGAAGtaaaaaatgcaaagaaaagGAAATTCAAACAAACTTACATTGTTAAACCATATGGGGGGTCAAGTGGGGAAGGCATCTTTCTGCTTAAGGAACCCAAGAATTACATTTCCTCATACCCTTCCAAAAGGGGCACTTGTCATGTGGCTCAAGAATATGTGTCTAATGTTTATCTTATTGATGACTTCAAATTTGATTTCCGAATCtatgttgttttgaaaagttTGGAACCATTAGAATTTCACATCTGCAAAGAGGGACTGGCAAGATTTTCAACAGTGCCATATAAACGTccaacaaagaaaaatattcacgAGTCTTTCATGCATTTGACCAACTATTCTCTGAATAAAAGAAGCAAAGACTTTTGTCACTCAGAGGAAGAAGATGAAGGGAGCAAAAGGACTCTTAGTAGTGTGATGAGAAGGATAGATATGGATGGCAAGGACAGCAGAGAAGTGTGGGAGAATATTGAACTAGTAGTGTGCAAAACCATCATGGCCATTGTGCCGGAAGTGAAAGTGGCCGTGCATAAAACCATCACACCTGGAAAAACAGGACCATCTTTTTTTCAG atTCTTGGCTTTGACATCCTCCTCACTGATGATCTGAAGCCCATCCTTCTGGAAGTCAATAGTAGCCCGAGCCTCTTTATGGACAGTGAGGAGGAGGTCAGCCCAGGGGTCACAAAATATGTCCGCAGCCCCAAGGATGAGGAAGTGAAGTTCCCTCTTGTCAGAGATACTATATTGCTGGTGCTGTCCCCTCACAAACGCAAACACTG TGAAAAAAAGAGAAGGAAGAGGCTGATGCATCTGAAGAAGTTGATGTCTTGCAATGAGTCTGTGCTGTCACGGACATCATCTGATGTCACCACCTGTGTCCAGATGTACGAGGATGGAGGCGAGGAAAATGTCGAGGAGGAGGAGGATGAGGAGGTCAATCAACAGATGTCagagttacatgtacacatggaTTTAGATTGTGCAACCAATGAAATGG AAGAAGAGAAATTTGAAACTGTTCCTCCAGATAGTGACCACAAACTCCAGATCCAAGAGGGGGATCTGCACAATCCGGATGGTGATCATGAAGAAGCTCTTTTGGAGGAGAGTTGTCTAAAGCAGCTGTATCCAGACCCATATCAGGAAGAGTGTGACCAGTTCCATATTCTGGGGAGAGTGGCCAAGCTGTACATGAACAGCCTGGGGGTCAGGAAGTCTGCAGGCATGAGTTCCTCCTCCTTCAGGACTTTCATCAG GAAATGCGAGTTTGGCAAGAAAGGATTGACGAGTGCTTCAGTGGACATTATGTACCTAGATTTACAGAGACGCTGGGACAACATGAACCCAGACCTGTCCGGATTAA CCCTATCTTTCCAAGCCTTCCTTGATGCTTGctttgaaatatcaaaaatcTGTTTTCCTGCTGCAACTAAGCTGGAAATGTTGGAGAACTTTGTGGGTCACTGCGAGTCCCATCTTTGTCTGAGAGAGAATGAGGACTAG
- the LOC105348236 gene encoding tubulin polyglutamylase TTLL11 isoform X2, whose protein sequence is MSSPRRERTRFMKRHVSKHAVTIDTSKAKSNADVVRLCVKELGLVEFPLGRKELSCDIYWNEFHYNDNHATMGGRVNKFPGMEEVCSKMTLSRCLDIMRDLYHEDYDFYPRTWYLPAQYEDFCKEAEVKNAKKRKFKQTYIVKPYGGSSGEGIFLLKEPKNYISSYPSKRGTCHVAQEYVSNVYLIDDFKFDFRIYVVLKSLEPLEFHICKEGLARFSTVPYKRPTKKNIHESFMHLTNYSLNKRSKDFCHSEEEDEGSKRTLSSVMRRIDMDGKDSREVWENIELVVCKTIMAIVPEVKVAVHKTITPGKTGPSFFQILGFDILLTDDLKPILLEVNSSPSLFMDSEEEVSPGVTKYVRSPKDEEVKFPLVRDTILLVLSPHKRKHCEKKRRKRLMHLKKLMSCNESVLSRTSSDVTTCVQMYEDGGEENVEEEEDEEVNQQMSELHVHMDLDCATNEMEEKFETVPPDSDHKLQIQEGDLHNPDGDHEEALLEESCLKQLYPDPYQEECDQFHILGRVAKLYMNSLGVRKSAGMSSSSFRTFIRKCEFGKKGLTSASVDIMYLDLQRRWDNMNPDLSGLTLSFQAFLDACFEISKICFPAATKLEMLENFVGHCESHLCLRENED, encoded by the exons ATGAGCAGTCCAAGACGAGAGCGGACGAGGTTTATGAAGAGACATGTATCCAAACACGCCGTGACAATTGACACGTCAAAAGCCAAGTCTAACGCCGATGTTGTCAGGCTGTGTGTGAAAGAGCTGGGGCTGGTCGAG TTTCCCTTGGGAAGGAAAGAGTTGAGTTGTGACATATACTGGAATGAGTTTCACTACAATGATAACCATGCTACGATGGGGGGAAGAGTCAACAAATTCCCAG GTATGGAGGAGGTTTGCTCTAAGATGACATTGTCAAGATGTCTGGACATCATGAGAGACCTGTACCACGAAGATTATGACTTCTACCCTCGCACCTGGTACCTACCTGCCCAGTATGAAGATTTCTGTAAAGAGGCTGAAGtaaaaaatgcaaagaaaagGAAATTCAAACAAACTTACATTGTTAAACCATATGGGGGGTCAAGTGGGGAAGGCATCTTTCTGCTTAAGGAACCCAAGAATTACATTTCCTCATACCCTTCCAAAAGGGGCACTTGTCATGTGGCTCAAGAATATGTGTCTAATGTTTATCTTATTGATGACTTCAAATTTGATTTCCGAATCtatgttgttttgaaaagttTGGAACCATTAGAATTTCACATCTGCAAAGAGGGACTGGCAAGATTTTCAACAGTGCCATATAAACGTccaacaaagaaaaatattcacgAGTCTTTCATGCATTTGACCAACTATTCTCTGAATAAAAGAAGCAAAGACTTTTGTCACTCAGAGGAAGAAGATGAAGGGAGCAAAAGGACTCTTAGTAGTGTGATGAGAAGGATAGATATGGATGGCAAGGACAGCAGAGAAGTGTGGGAGAATATTGAACTAGTAGTGTGCAAAACCATCATGGCCATTGTGCCGGAAGTGAAAGTGGCCGTGCATAAAACCATCACACCTGGAAAAACAGGACCATCTTTTTTTCAG atTCTTGGCTTTGACATCCTCCTCACTGATGATCTGAAGCCCATCCTTCTGGAAGTCAATAGTAGCCCGAGCCTCTTTATGGACAGTGAGGAGGAGGTCAGCCCAGGGGTCACAAAATATGTCCGCAGCCCCAAGGATGAGGAAGTGAAGTTCCCTCTTGTCAGAGATACTATATTGCTGGTGCTGTCCCCTCACAAACGCAAACACTG TGAAAAAAAGAGAAGGAAGAGGCTGATGCATCTGAAGAAGTTGATGTCTTGCAATGAGTCTGTGCTGTCACGGACATCATCTGATGTCACCACCTGTGTCCAGATGTACGAGGATGGAGGCGAGGAAAATGTCGAGGAGGAGGAGGATGAGGAGGTCAATCAACAGATGTCagagttacatgtacacatggaTTTAGATTGTGCAACCAATGAAATGG AAGAGAAATTTGAAACTGTTCCTCCAGATAGTGACCACAAACTCCAGATCCAAGAGGGGGATCTGCACAATCCGGATGGTGATCATGAAGAAGCTCTTTTGGAGGAGAGTTGTCTAAAGCAGCTGTATCCAGACCCATATCAGGAAGAGTGTGACCAGTTCCATATTCTGGGGAGAGTGGCCAAGCTGTACATGAACAGCCTGGGGGTCAGGAAGTCTGCAGGCATGAGTTCCTCCTCCTTCAGGACTTTCATCAG GAAATGCGAGTTTGGCAAGAAAGGATTGACGAGTGCTTCAGTGGACATTATGTACCTAGATTTACAGAGACGCTGGGACAACATGAACCCAGACCTGTCCGGATTAA CCCTATCTTTCCAAGCCTTCCTTGATGCTTGctttgaaatatcaaaaatcTGTTTTCCTGCTGCAACTAAGCTGGAAATGTTGGAGAACTTTGTGGGTCACTGCGAGTCCCATCTTTGTCTGAGAGAGAATGAGGACTAG